The following are encoded in a window of Flavobacteriales bacterium genomic DNA:
- a CDS encoding ATP-binding cassette domain-containing protein has product MLRLEGIEKRFGDHVALDGIDLEVRAGRIFGLLGPNGAGKTTLIRIITRITGPDRGRVLLEGREMGPQDVARLGYLPEERGLYKKMKVGEQAMYLARLKGMSKAEAQRRLKDWFGRWEIDGWWNKKVEELSKGMAQKVQFITTVLHEPRLLILDEPFSGFDPINAELIRGEILRLRGEGVTVMLSTHNMGSVEELCDDIGLIDQARLVLEGGVEEVRRRYATDTYRIEYQGTAVALANALAFTGELMDTVEKGPYSVSRVRLTKGSDMNQVLRQLLPAVKIHGVQEEIPRMHDIFIRAVGEREPGRVVADMTE; this is encoded by the coding sequence ATGCTGCGACTGGAAGGCATCGAAAAACGGTTCGGCGACCATGTGGCGCTGGACGGCATCGACCTGGAGGTGCGCGCCGGCCGCATCTTCGGGTTGCTGGGGCCCAACGGCGCCGGCAAGACCACCCTGATCCGCATCATCACCCGCATCACCGGTCCCGACCGCGGCCGTGTGCTGCTGGAGGGGCGCGAGATGGGGCCCCAGGACGTGGCACGCCTGGGCTACCTGCCCGAGGAGCGGGGCCTCTACAAGAAGATGAAGGTGGGCGAGCAGGCCATGTACCTGGCGCGCCTCAAGGGCATGTCCAAGGCCGAGGCCCAGCGCCGCTTGAAGGACTGGTTCGGCCGCTGGGAGATCGATGGCTGGTGGAACAAGAAGGTGGAGGAACTCAGCAAGGGCATGGCGCAGAAGGTGCAGTTCATCACCACTGTGCTGCACGAGCCCAGGCTGCTGATCCTGGACGAACCCTTCAGCGGCTTCGACCCCATCAACGCCGAACTGATCCGCGGTGAGATCCTGCGCCTGCGCGGCGAGGGCGTCACCGTGATGCTCAGCACGCACAACATGGGCAGCGTGGAGGAACTCTGCGACGACATCGGCCTCATCGACCAGGCCCGGCTGGTGCTGGAAGGCGGCGTGGAGGAGGTGCGTCGCCGCTACGCCACGGACACCTACCGCATCGAGTACCAGGGCACTGCCGTGGCACTGGCCAATGCGCTGGCCTTCACCGGCGAACTGATGGACACGGTGGAGAAAGGACCCTACAGTGTGTCGCGCGTACGCCTCACCAAAGGCTCCGACATGAACCAGGTTTTGCGGCAACTGCTGCCCGCCGTGAAGATCCACGGGGTGCAGGAGGAGATCCCGCGCATGCACGACATCTTCATCCGCGCCGTGGGCGAAAGGGAACCCGGGCGCGTGGTGGCGGACATGACGGAATGA
- a CDS encoding ABC transporter permease has protein sequence MNKILLILQREFITRVRKPSFIIMSLLGPLLIAGGITLMIYLGMQGRSEEQVLVIDREQVIGHKLRGNDKVKFHVDNKLWTDSAFLESPFTVRVILLEDILNTPQADLFYKELPGPQAQTIIRNELEKALELAKLQSEGIDEEAYRRVRKALDMRLFDIRKVGEESLEQERAGIGFFFGYFMFIFIFLYGMQVMRGVMEEKQNRVVEVIISSVRPFQLMMGKITGIALVGFTQFILWIVVTTALVTAGSALLLKDRFDPATIAETPMTAGVKQQLQEQAVAMPDVNDVKILKALRQIDVPVVLAVFVFFFIGGYLLYSSLLAAIGSAVDSEAETQQFMFPVTLPMVLAIVVAQMAVYNPGAPAVVWCSFIPFTSPVVMMVRVVMGNVPAWQLLLSMALLVITFIGSTWLAGRIYRTGILMYGKKASWKEIGKWLFYKG, from the coding sequence ATGAACAAGATCCTCCTCATCCTCCAGCGCGAATTCATCACGCGCGTGCGCAAGCCCAGCTTCATCATCATGTCGCTGCTGGGGCCGCTGCTCATCGCCGGCGGCATCACGCTGATGATCTACCTGGGCATGCAGGGCCGCAGCGAGGAGCAGGTGCTGGTGATCGATCGCGAACAGGTGATCGGCCACAAGCTGCGCGGCAACGACAAGGTGAAGTTCCACGTGGACAACAAGCTCTGGACGGACAGCGCCTTCCTGGAGAGTCCATTCACCGTGCGCGTGATCCTGCTGGAGGACATCCTCAACACGCCCCAGGCCGACCTCTTCTACAAGGAACTGCCCGGCCCGCAGGCGCAGACGATCATCCGCAACGAATTGGAAAAGGCCCTCGAACTGGCCAAGCTGCAAAGCGAGGGCATCGACGAGGAGGCCTACCGACGCGTGCGCAAAGCGTTGGACATGCGCCTCTTCGACATCCGCAAGGTGGGCGAGGAATCGCTGGAACAGGAGCGCGCTGGCATCGGCTTCTTCTTCGGCTACTTCATGTTCATCTTCATCTTCCTCTACGGCATGCAGGTGATGCGCGGCGTGATGGAGGAGAAGCAGAACCGCGTGGTGGAGGTGATCATCAGCAGTGTGCGGCCCTTCCAGTTGATGATGGGCAAGATCACCGGCATCGCGCTCGTGGGCTTCACGCAGTTCATCCTATGGATCGTGGTCACCACCGCGCTCGTCACCGCGGGCTCCGCCCTGCTGCTCAAGGACCGCTTCGATCCGGCCACCATAGCGGAAACGCCCATGACCGCCGGCGTGAAGCAGCAGTTGCAGGAGCAGGCCGTGGCCATGCCCGACGTGAACGACGTGAAGATCCTGAAGGCCCTGCGGCAGATCGATGTCCCGGTGGTGCTCGCCGTGTTCGTCTTCTTCTTCATCGGCGGCTACCTGCTCTACAGCTCGCTGCTGGCGGCCATCGGCAGCGCGGTGGACAGCGAGGCGGAGACCCAGCAGTTCATGTTCCCGGTGACCCTGCCGATGGTCCTGGCCATCGTGGTGGCGCAGATGGCCGTGTACAATCCCGGCGCACCGGCTGTGGTCTGGTGCAGCTTCATACCCTTCACCAGCCCCGTGGTGATGATGGTGCGTGTGGTGATGGGCAACGTGCCCGCCTGGCAGCTGTTGCTGAGCATGGCGCTCCTGGTCATCACCTTCATCGGCTCCACCTGGCTGGCGGGCCGCATCTACCGCACCGGCATCCTCATGTACGGCAAGAAGGCCAGTTGGAAGGAGATCGGAAAGTGGTTGTTCTACAAGGGTTGA
- a CDS encoding delta-60 repeat domain-containing protein: MGAVNGILDAIVVQPDDGILIGGMFTTVHGQPRSNFARLLPDGTLDPAFCAAAFANFVLTVAVQADGKILVGGIFLQVNGIPRGRIARLNADGTLDNTFAPVSGANALVRTILPLPDGRILVGGAFTQFNGVARNGFAMLNANGSLDPSFVPSPLAPFSEVRALAMDNEGRFLVGGTFSTTGSGPQNDLVRLFPDGSLDASFNSGNGATGDVEELVVLSDGSLLVAGDLIALNGVGRNRVVRLNASEPEPPLLVSAKVLLGSAYEGSLELLRDDLRVQDLLPLAEPYTALGYPHAGDGGGETIDPALLITTGPDAIVDWVVVELRAAATPGNVLATRAGLVQRDGDVVSSEGLLELAFDLPSAAYHVALRHRNHLGVMTAAPVALSPAPVTIDFTDPFVPTFGVEARNEVGGDMVLWPGDANFDGRVKYVGAANDRDAILVAVGGSTPANTVQGVYATEDVNLDGTIEYVGVDNDRDIILETVGGIPTYVKVEQLP, encoded by the coding sequence TTGGGCGCCGTCAACGGCATCCTGGACGCGATCGTGGTGCAGCCGGACGATGGCATTTTGATCGGCGGCATGTTCACCACGGTACATGGCCAACCCCGGTCCAACTTCGCGAGGCTCCTGCCCGATGGCACGCTCGACCCCGCCTTCTGTGCCGCCGCGTTCGCGAATTTCGTCCTGACAGTCGCCGTTCAAGCGGATGGGAAGATCCTCGTGGGTGGCATCTTCCTGCAGGTGAACGGTATCCCCAGGGGCCGCATCGCCCGCCTCAATGCCGACGGGACACTGGACAACACCTTCGCGCCAGTGAGTGGCGCCAATGCCTTGGTGCGGACCATTCTGCCCCTGCCCGATGGTCGCATCCTGGTGGGGGGTGCGTTCACCCAGTTCAACGGCGTGGCACGCAACGGATTCGCCATGCTCAACGCCAACGGGAGCCTCGATCCATCGTTCGTCCCATCCCCGTTGGCGCCGTTCAGCGAAGTGCGTGCCCTGGCCATGGACAACGAGGGGCGCTTCCTGGTGGGCGGCACCTTCTCCACCACTGGAAGCGGACCGCAGAACGATCTCGTTCGGCTGTTCCCGGACGGCAGCTTGGACGCATCCTTCAATAGCGGCAATGGGGCCACTGGGGATGTGGAGGAATTGGTGGTGCTGTCCGACGGCAGCCTGCTCGTTGCTGGTGATCTGATCGCGTTGAACGGTGTGGGCCGCAACCGGGTGGTGCGCCTCAATGCCAGTGAACCCGAGCCACCCTTGCTGGTTTCGGCCAAGGTGTTGCTCGGCAGCGCGTACGAGGGGTCCTTGGAACTGTTGCGCGATGATCTGCGTGTGCAGGATCTGCTCCCGCTGGCCGAACCATACACCGCGCTGGGCTATCCACATGCTGGTGACGGTGGCGGTGAGACCATCGATCCCGCCCTGTTGATCACCACGGGACCGGACGCCATCGTGGACTGGGTGGTGGTGGAATTGCGCGCAGCTGCCACCCCGGGCAACGTGCTCGCCACCCGCGCAGGTCTGGTGCAGCGCGATGGCGATGTGGTATCCTCGGAAGGTTTATTGGAATTGGCCTTCGACCTTCCGTCCGCAGCGTACCACGTGGCCCTCCGCCACCGCAACCACCTTGGTGTGATGACCGCCGCACCAGTGGCGCTCTCGCCTGCGCCCGTCACCATCGACTTCACCGACCCGTTCGTTCCCACTTTCGGTGTGGAGGCCCGGAACGAGGTGGGCGGCGACATGGTGCTTTGGCCCGGTGACGCCAACTTCGACGGGCGTGTGAAGTACGTCGGCGCCGCCAACGACCGGGATGCCATCCTGGTGGCCGTGGGCGGCAGTACCCCGGCGAACACCGTGCAGGGTGTATACGCCACCGAGGACGTGAACCTGGACGGTACCATCGAGTATGTGGGTGTGGACAACGACCGGGATATCATCCTGGAGACCGTGGGTGGCATACCGACCTACGTCAAGGTGGAGCAGCTGCCTTAG
- a CDS encoding sigma-54-dependent Fis family transcriptional regulator encodes MAHILIIDDEKAIRYALKEILEHEGHKVEEAEDGAAGLDKAKKGRFDLVLCDIKMPKMDGIEVLEKLQAHSEELPVVMISGHGTIDTAVDALKKGAFDFIQKPPDINRILVSVRNALDRGNLVQETKVLRSKMGKAKGNGVQMVGESKALQEIREMIDKVAPSDARVLITGGNGAGKEGVARLIHQKSQRATGPYIEVNCAAIPGELIESELFGHMKGSFTSAIKDRKGKFELAHGGTLFLDEIGDMALAAQAKVLRALQEGRITPVGGDKDVQVDVRVIAATNKDLKKEIAEGRFREDLFHRLSVIPIHVPSLSERLEDIPLLAEHFIQQVCGEQGIAPKKIADKALGALQKLPWTGNVRELRNVIERLVILSGKEITEADVKAYAVPRG; translated from the coding sequence ATGGCCCACATCCTCATCATCGACGACGAAAAAGCGATCCGCTACGCCCTGAAGGAGATCCTGGAGCACGAAGGGCACAAGGTGGAGGAGGCCGAGGATGGCGCCGCAGGCCTGGACAAAGCGAAGAAGGGCCGCTTCGACCTGGTGCTGTGCGACATCAAGATGCCCAAAATGGACGGCATCGAAGTGCTGGAGAAACTGCAGGCGCACAGCGAGGAGCTGCCTGTGGTGATGATCAGCGGCCATGGCACCATCGATACCGCCGTGGACGCCTTGAAGAAGGGCGCCTTCGACTTCATCCAGAAGCCGCCCGACATCAACCGCATCCTGGTGAGCGTGCGCAATGCGCTGGACCGGGGCAACCTGGTGCAGGAGACCAAGGTGCTGCGCAGCAAGATGGGCAAGGCCAAAGGCAATGGCGTGCAGATGGTGGGCGAAAGCAAAGCCCTGCAGGAGATCCGCGAGATGATCGACAAGGTGGCGCCCAGTGATGCCCGCGTGCTGATCACCGGCGGCAACGGGGCCGGCAAGGAGGGTGTGGCACGGCTCATCCACCAGAAGAGCCAACGCGCCACCGGCCCCTACATCGAAGTGAACTGCGCGGCCATACCCGGCGAGTTGATCGAGAGCGAGCTCTTCGGGCACATGAAAGGCAGCTTCACCAGCGCCATCAAGGACCGCAAGGGCAAGTTCGAGCTGGCCCATGGCGGCACTTTGTTCCTGGACGAGATCGGCGACATGGCCCTGGCCGCGCAGGCCAAGGTGCTACGCGCGTTGCAGGAAGGCCGCATCACCCCCGTGGGCGGCGACAAGGACGTGCAGGTCGATGTGCGCGTTATCGCCGCCACCAACAAGGACCTGAAGAAGGAGATCGCCGAGGGCCGCTTCCGCGAGGACCTCTTCCACCGCCTCAGCGTCATCCCCATCCACGTGCCCAGCCTCAGCGAACGGTTGGAGGACATCCCCCTGCTGGCCGAGCACTTCATCCAGCAGGTCTGCGGAGAACAGGGCATCGCCCCGAAGAAGATCGCCGACAAGGCCCTGGGCGCACTCCAGAAGCTGCCCTGGACGGGCAACGTGCGCGAGTTGCGCAACGTGATCGAGCGGTTGGTGATCCTCAGCGGGAAGGAGATCACCGAGGCCGATGTGAAGGCCTACGCCGTGCCCCGGGGCTGA
- the alaS gene encoding alanine--tRNA ligase, with translation MTSRQIRQKFLDHFAQRGHTIVPSAPMVIKDDPTLMFTNAGMNQFKDLFLGNREAKHKRIADTQKCLRVSGKHNDLEEVGIDTYHHTMFEMLGNWSFGDYFKAEAIQWAWELLVDEYKIDTDSIYVTYFGGDAKDGLEADEETRQLWLKYLPAERILPFSRKDNFWEMGDTGPCGPCTEIHVDVRTAEEKAAKPGRELVNRDHPQVIEIWNNVFMQFERKADGSLHTLPARHVDTGMGFERLCMVLQGKRSNYDTDVFQPLIQALAKQSGKAYGRDGKADIAMRVCADHLRAIAFAIADGQLPSNTGAGYVIRRILRRAVRYGYSFLGFNEPFMHKLVAALAEQMGDQFPELRKQQALTESVMGEEEKAFLRTLEQGTKRIEQALAESKGTLPGDRAFELFDTYGFPIDLTQLIAREQGRDVDMAGFEAELKKQKDRSRAATAVTTGDWVELGKGETAFIGYDELSTEARILRYRKVSGKGGDQFQLVLDRTPFYAEGGGQVGDQGWLIQGADQVEVIDTKRENQLIVHFTKELPKDVTQPLTAQVNTQRRGLTARNHTATHLLHHALRKHLGTHVEQKGSLVAPDRLRFDISHFAKVTPEELAIIEREVNAMITDDIVFEDKRNMPIAEAKAMGAMALFGEKYGDNVRVVKFGPSVELCGGTHVPRTGVIGPFRIVSESALAAGIRRIEAVTSVEAERMIDEKLAKLDALNTLLKNPADIVQAVEKLVEQHAAMGKELEKFAKEKVKGLAASLPANAKANGKGARFLVERLDLDAQSLKDLGYQLREQQPDLAFIAGSVIEGKPLLAVSLGKAFMEATGLKAGELIKQLGPLIKGGGGGQPDFATAGGKEPGGMAEALNKAVELLG, from the coding sequence CTGACCAGTCGACAGATCCGCCAGAAGTTCCTCGACCATTTCGCCCAACGCGGCCACACCATCGTGCCCAGCGCCCCCATGGTGATCAAGGACGACCCCACGCTCATGTTCACCAATGCGGGCATGAACCAGTTCAAGGACCTGTTCCTGGGCAACCGCGAAGCGAAGCACAAGCGCATCGCCGACACGCAGAAGTGCCTGCGCGTCTCGGGCAAGCACAACGATCTGGAGGAGGTGGGCATCGACACCTACCACCACACCATGTTCGAGATGCTCGGCAACTGGAGCTTCGGCGACTACTTCAAGGCCGAAGCCATCCAGTGGGCCTGGGAGTTGCTGGTGGACGAATACAAGATCGACACGGACAGCATCTACGTCACCTACTTCGGCGGTGACGCCAAGGATGGACTGGAGGCCGATGAGGAGACCCGCCAGCTCTGGTTGAAATATCTGCCCGCCGAGCGCATCCTGCCCTTCAGCCGCAAGGACAACTTCTGGGAGATGGGCGATACCGGCCCATGCGGCCCCTGCACGGAGATCCACGTGGATGTGCGCACGGCGGAGGAGAAGGCCGCAAAGCCCGGCCGCGAACTGGTGAACCGCGACCACCCGCAGGTGATCGAGATCTGGAACAACGTGTTCATGCAGTTCGAGCGCAAGGCCGACGGCTCGCTGCACACCCTGCCCGCCCGGCACGTGGACACCGGCATGGGCTTCGAGCGCCTGTGCATGGTGCTGCAGGGCAAGCGCAGCAACTACGACACCGATGTGTTCCAGCCGCTGATCCAGGCTCTCGCGAAGCAGAGTGGGAAGGCGTATGGCAGGGACGGGAAGGCCGACATCGCCATGCGCGTCTGCGCCGATCACCTGCGGGCCATCGCCTTCGCCATCGCCGACGGTCAGTTGCCCAGCAATACGGGGGCAGGCTACGTCATCCGCCGCATCCTGCGCCGTGCCGTTCGGTATGGCTACAGCTTCCTGGGCTTCAATGAGCCGTTCATGCACAAGCTTGTTGCCGCGCTCGCCGAGCAGATGGGCGATCAATTCCCTGAGTTGAGGAAGCAGCAAGCCCTGACCGAGAGTGTGATGGGTGAAGAGGAGAAAGCCTTTCTGCGCACCTTGGAGCAGGGAACGAAGCGCATCGAACAAGCGCTCGCCGAAAGCAAAGGCACATTGCCCGGCGACCGCGCCTTCGAGTTGTTCGACACCTATGGCTTCCCCATCGACCTCACCCAGCTCATCGCCCGCGAGCAGGGTCGCGATGTGGACATGGCGGGCTTCGAAGCCGAGCTGAAGAAGCAGAAGGACCGCAGCCGCGCCGCCACGGCCGTCACTACGGGTGATTGGGTGGAGCTTGGCAAGGGCGAGACCGCCTTCATCGGCTACGACGAACTGAGCACGGAGGCCCGCATCCTGCGCTACCGCAAGGTCTCCGGCAAGGGCGGCGACCAGTTCCAGCTCGTGCTCGACCGCACGCCCTTCTACGCGGAAGGCGGCGGCCAGGTGGGCGACCAGGGCTGGCTCATCCAGGGCGCGGACCAGGTCGAAGTGATCGACACCAAGCGCGAGAACCAGCTGATCGTACACTTCACGAAGGAGCTTCCGAAGGACGTGACCCAGCCGCTCACCGCGCAGGTGAACACGCAGCGCCGCGGCCTCACCGCGCGCAACCACACCGCCACGCACCTGCTGCACCACGCCCTGCGCAAGCACCTGGGCACCCATGTGGAGCAGAAGGGCTCGCTCGTGGCGCCCGACCGCCTGCGCTTCGACATCAGCCACTTCGCCAAGGTGACGCCCGAGGAGCTGGCCATCATCGAGCGCGAGGTGAACGCCATGATCACCGACGACATCGTGTTCGAGGACAAGCGCAACATGCCCATCGCGGAGGCGAAGGCCATGGGCGCCATGGCGCTCTTCGGCGAGAAGTACGGCGACAACGTGCGCGTGGTGAAGTTCGGCCCCAGTGTTGAACTGTGCGGAGGAACGCATGTGCCACGCACCGGTGTCATCGGTCCCTTCCGTATCGTGAGTGAGAGCGCCTTGGCCGCTGGTATCCGCCGCATCGAGGCCGTCACCAGCGTGGAGGCCGAGCGCATGATCGACGAGAAGCTGGCCAAGTTGGATGCCCTCAATACCCTGCTGAAGAACCCGGCCGACATTGTGCAGGCCGTCGAGAAGCTCGTGGAGCAACACGCCGCCATGGGCAAGGAGTTGGAGAAGTTCGCCAAGGAGAAGGTGAAGGGTCTGGCGGCTTCATTGCCTGCCAACGCCAAGGCCAACGGCAAAGGCGCCAGGTTCCTGGTGGAACGCTTGGACCTCGATGCCCAAAGCCTGAAGGACCTGGGCTACCAACTGCGCGAGCAGCAGCCCGATCTTGCCTTTATCGCCGGCTCGGTGATCGAAGGCAAGCCGCTGCTCGCCGTGTCCCTCGGCAAGGCGTTCATGGAAGCCACGGGCCTGAAAGCCGGCGAGCTCATCAAGCAGCTCGGTCCCTTGATCAAAGGCGGTGGCGGTGGCCAACCCGACTTCGCCACGGCCGGTGGAAAGGAACCCGGTGGCATGGCCGAGGCGCTGAACAAGGCGGTGGAGCTGCTGGGGTGA
- a CDS encoding M23 family metallopeptidase: MAELKYRFNPDTLNFERIRLSAWQKTKRVALLLLPGLLVGIMGIILAYQFVDSPKEAAMRRENQQLVVQYELLNRRLAELERVMGDVRRRDDNLYRVIFEADPLPESMRMAGAGGVDRYRGLEGFTTSDLVIATVRRLDKLSRQLVVQSRSFDEVAAMVLRKQDMLASIPSIQPVANQDLTRTAGGFGWRIHPIHKINKFHAGMDFTAKPGTPIYATGDGTVVAAEYTTNGYGLHVVVDHGYDYRTLYAHLSKLEVRRGLKVKRGDLLGQVGNTGLSAGPHLHYEVHKGGEPVDPVNFFFNDLSPAEYALMLEISRNAGQSLD; this comes from the coding sequence ATGGCCGAGCTCAAATACCGCTTCAATCCCGACACGCTCAATTTCGAGCGCATCCGGTTGTCGGCCTGGCAGAAGACCAAACGGGTGGCCCTGCTGCTCCTGCCGGGCCTGCTGGTGGGCATCATGGGCATCATCCTGGCCTACCAGTTCGTGGACAGTCCGAAGGAGGCCGCCATGCGCCGCGAGAACCAGCAACTGGTGGTACAATATGAATTACTGAACCGCCGGCTCGCCGAACTCGAGCGCGTGATGGGCGATGTGCGCCGCCGCGACGACAACCTCTACCGCGTGATCTTCGAGGCGGACCCGCTGCCCGAGAGCATGCGCATGGCCGGTGCCGGTGGCGTGGACCGCTATCGTGGACTGGAGGGCTTCACCACCAGCGACCTGGTGATCGCCACCGTTCGCCGGCTGGACAAGCTGTCCCGCCAACTGGTGGTGCAGTCGCGCTCCTTCGACGAGGTGGCCGCCATGGTGTTGCGCAAGCAGGACATGCTCGCCAGCATCCCTTCCATACAGCCGGTGGCCAACCAGGACCTCACGCGCACGGCGGGCGGCTTCGGCTGGCGCATCCACCCCATCCACAAGATCAACAAGTTCCACGCGGGCATGGACTTCACCGCCAAGCCCGGCACACCCATCTACGCCACAGGCGATGGCACCGTGGTGGCCGCGGAATACACCACCAACGGCTACGGCCTGCATGTGGTGGTGGACCATGGCTACGACTACCGCACGCTCTATGCGCACCTGAGCAAGCTGGAAGTGAGAAGGGGCCTCAAGGTGAAGCGTGGCGACCTGCTGGGGCAGGTGGGCAATACCGGCCTGAGCGCCGGCCCCCACCTGCACTACGAGGTGCACAAGGGTGGTGAACCCGTGGACCCCGTGAACTTCTTCTTCAACGACCTGAGCCCGGCGGAGTACGCGCTCATGTTGGAGATCTCGCGCAACGCCGGACAGTCGCTCGACTGA
- a CDS encoding MerR family transcriptional regulator, with product MPLKEKSITKLYWTIGEVATELGVNTSTIRYWEKEFDGLRPKRTGRGDRLYTEKEIERLRRIQHLVKEQGYTLQGARERLRDGDAPTPPPCLDTRTELRDRLLGLREALVALRDSLRSA from the coding sequence ATGCCCTTGAAGGAGAAGTCCATCACCAAGCTTTACTGGACCATCGGCGAGGTGGCCACCGAGTTGGGTGTGAACACCTCCACGATCCGCTACTGGGAAAAGGAATTCGACGGGCTGCGCCCCAAGCGCACCGGGCGCGGCGATCGCTTGTACACGGAGAAGGAGATCGAGCGGCTGCGGCGCATCCAGCACCTGGTGAAGGAGCAGGGCTACACGCTGCAGGGCGCGCGCGAGCGGTTGCGCGACGGCGATGCGCCCACCCCGCCGCCGTGCCTGGACACACGGACCGAATTGCGCGACAGGCTCCTTGGTCTGCGTGAGGCCCTTGTGGCGCTGCGGGATTCGCTCCGATCCGCGTGA
- the rfaD gene encoding ADP-glyceromanno-heptose 6-epimerase, producing the protein MIVVTGAAGFIGSALVGELSRQGWQDIVAVDDFSRVDKAPNLHGKPLTAKVDRRDFFAWLDANEKLVQFVFHLGARTDTTEFDKSIFDELNLGYSQRMWQACVKYGIPLVYASSAATYGGGELGYSDRDDTLPQRLRPLNPYGESKNDFDIWALAQESRPFFWAGLKFFNVYGPNEYHKGRMASVVFHAFNQIRDTGGMKLFRSHRPDFRDGEQLRDFVYVKDVCAVCLFLLEHRKHSGLYNLGSGQARTFLDLARATFVAMGQEERISFIDTPADIRDKYQYFTEADMSKMRGIGYAAPFTTLEEGVADYVREYLMRARYL; encoded by the coding sequence ATGATCGTGGTGACCGGAGCGGCGGGTTTCATCGGCAGCGCCCTGGTGGGTGAATTGTCGCGTCAGGGCTGGCAGGACATCGTGGCGGTGGACGATTTCTCCCGCGTGGACAAGGCCCCCAACCTGCACGGCAAACCGCTCACCGCCAAGGTGGACCGCAGGGACTTCTTCGCCTGGTTGGATGCGAACGAGAAGCTGGTGCAGTTCGTCTTCCACCTCGGTGCCCGCACGGACACCACGGAGTTCGACAAGAGCATCTTCGACGAACTGAACCTGGGCTACAGCCAGCGCATGTGGCAGGCCTGCGTGAAGTACGGGATCCCCCTGGTCTACGCCTCCAGCGCGGCCACCTATGGCGGTGGCGAACTGGGCTACAGCGATCGCGACGACACGCTGCCGCAACGTTTGAGACCGCTCAACCCCTACGGCGAGAGCAAGAACGACTTCGACATCTGGGCACTGGCGCAGGAAAGCCGGCCCTTCTTCTGGGCCGGTCTGAAGTTCTTCAATGTGTACGGCCCCAACGAGTACCACAAGGGCCGCATGGCCAGCGTGGTGTTCCACGCCTTCAACCAGATCCGCGATACGGGCGGCATGAAGCTCTTCCGCAGTCACCGGCCCGACTTCCGGGACGGCGAGCAGCTGCGCGACTTCGTGTACGTGAAGGATGTGTGCGCCGTGTGCCTGTTCCTGCTGGAGCACCGCAAGCACAGTGGCCTTTACAACCTGGGCAGCGGCCAGGCGCGCACGTTCCTTGATCTTGCCCGCGCCACTTTCGTCGCGATGGGGCAGGAGGAGCGCATCTCCTTCATCGACACGCCGGCCGACATCCGCGACAAGTACCAGTACTTCACCGAGGCGGACATGTCCAAGATGCGTGGCATCGGCTATGCGGCGCCTTTCACCACCCTGGAGGAAGGCGTGGCGGACTACGTCAGGGAGTATCTGATGCGGGCCCGTTATCTCTGA
- a CDS encoding 6-carboxytetrahydropterin synthase, translating to MVHITRRERFSASHRLARPDLSDAKNLEIFGKCSNPNGHGHNYVLWVTVSGEQDPATSFVTDLGLLSRIIKEHVIDHLDHKNIDVDVPFMKGRYSSTENLCVAIWEQLEGPVHALGVTLRTVKVEETENNYAEYHGEQGA from the coding sequence ATCGTCCACATCACGCGCCGCGAGCGCTTTTCGGCTTCCCACCGCCTGGCCCGCCCGGATCTGAGCGATGCGAAGAACCTGGAGATCTTCGGCAAATGCTCCAACCCCAACGGCCACGGGCACAACTACGTGCTTTGGGTCACCGTGAGCGGCGAGCAGGACCCCGCCACCAGTTTCGTCACGGACCTGGGCCTGCTGAGCCGCATCATCAAGGAGCATGTGATCGACCACCTCGACCACAAGAACATCGACGTGGACGTGCCCTTCATGAAAGGCCGGTACAGCAGCACCGAGAATCTGTGCGTGGCCATCTGGGAGCAGTTGGAAGGCCCCGTGCATGCCCTTGGCGTTACCCTGCGCACGGTGAAGGTGGAGGAGACCGAGAACAACTATGCCGAATACCATGGTGAGCAGGGAGCATGA